One genomic segment of Borrelia miyamotoi includes these proteins:
- the mgtE gene encoding magnesium transporter, with product MIDVVFLKTLLEKRRYSEIKEELLKYDAFDISETLKKLNGSYLILLYRFLPKKVAVEAFSNFDQVTKNKLANSFTNREIREMIDELNLDDVIDLLEEVPANVVQRFLASSTEENREIINKFLSYNDNSAGSIVTIEYIELKDYFSVGEALDYIRKVAKTKEDVYTYYITDEEKRLKGVIKIEDLMLSGDDVVISSIMKSTGFYIVKVSDGKEDVALLFQNHDISSVPVVDNEGRMIGIIIIDDILEVIQNLNTEDFQIMAAVTPLGKSYLDTSIFDMTKNRIVWLLILMISSTLTATIITNYQNLVLSLVILTSFIPLLMDTSGNAGSQASALIIRELALGTLKVKDFFKVLLKEVCVSILVGSILASINFIRIVLFVIPGHGERFRIAFVVSSCLMIGLMVAKILGGLLPILAKFVRIDPALMAGPLITTIADVITLIAYFNIAKLVLNNYF from the coding sequence ATGATAGATGTTGTATTTTTAAAAACCTTGCTTGAAAAGAGGAGATATTCTGAAATAAAGGAAGAACTTTTAAAATATGATGCTTTTGATATTAGTGAAACTCTGAAAAAACTTAATGGGTCTTATTTGATTTTGCTTTATAGGTTTCTTCCAAAGAAAGTTGCTGTTGAAGCTTTTTCTAACTTTGATCAAGTTACAAAAAACAAGTTGGCAAATTCTTTTACAAACAGAGAAATAAGAGAAATGATAGATGAGTTAAATCTTGATGATGTTATTGATCTTTTGGAAGAAGTGCCAGCAAATGTTGTGCAAAGATTTTTGGCAAGCTCTACTGAGGAAAATAGAGAAATTATTAATAAGTTTTTATCGTATAACGATAATTCTGCTGGGTCAATTGTAACAATAGAATATATTGAACTTAAAGATTATTTTAGTGTTGGAGAAGCTCTTGATTATATTAGAAAGGTGGCAAAAACCAAAGAAGACGTTTATACCTATTATATTACAGATGAAGAAAAACGGTTAAAAGGAGTTATTAAGATTGAAGATTTGATGTTGTCTGGCGATGACGTTGTGATTTCTTCAATAATGAAGAGTACCGGATTTTATATTGTGAAAGTTAGTGATGGAAAGGAAGATGTTGCTCTTCTTTTTCAGAATCATGATATTTCAAGTGTTCCTGTTGTTGATAATGAGGGGCGGATGATAGGAATCATAATTATCGATGATATTCTTGAAGTTATTCAGAATTTAAATACCGAGGATTTTCAGATAATGGCTGCGGTTACCCCTTTAGGCAAGTCTTATCTTGATACTTCCATTTTTGACATGACAAAAAATAGAATTGTTTGGCTTTTGATTCTTATGATATCTTCTACTCTGACTGCCACTATAATTACTAATTATCAAAATTTGGTTTTGTCTTTAGTCATTTTAACTAGCTTTATTCCACTTTTAATGGATACTTCAGGAAATGCTGGTTCTCAAGCATCTGCGTTAATCATTCGTGAACTTGCTCTTGGAACTCTTAAGGTAAAAGACTTTTTTAAAGTGTTACTTAAGGAAGTATGTGTTAGTATTTTAGTCGGCTCAATTCTTGCTAGTATTAATTTTATAAGAATTGTACTTTTTGTGATTCCTGGGCATGGTGAGAGGTTTAGAATAGCTTTTGTTGTTTCTTCATGTTTGATGATAGGTTTGATGGTAGCAAAAATATTGGGAGGTCTTTTACCCATTTTAGCCAAATTTGTAAGAATAGATCCAGCTTTAATGGCAGGACCTTTAATTACTACTATTGCTGATGTTATTACCTTGATTGCTTATTTTAATATAGCAAAATTAGTTCTGAACAATTATTTTTAG
- a CDS encoding MGH1-like glycoside hydrolase domain-containing protein encodes MNKSVFPKIYYYDQDFIDIYNKSLSWIQDKIVFSQALEKSKKDKNYYSENLGFIDQLQACLSSFFLVYSNGEYSPTSTIDKFYELQEASGAIRTRYDHSNNVVYIEGNDDGIGLPIFAWVEYNLYHKTGNKKRICDVLPILDRYYKWIEKKFLKSNGLYSIDMNKIFYKNSPREDAYYPIDFNSFQVHSAYCIAKLADILNDKNLSLEYKKRFFSLKAKINSLMWDEKDGFYYDLDMNENIIRCKTIVGFLPLLSEIPSEDRIERMIFYLKSHKHFGTPNPFPTLSANDPRFNLDGNGYYGSVYTYMNFFVIKGLEYCRRANIAREFTIRHLYYILDTLLPDGKVKGHIWEAYKPMREGPAYLNVEQKILPEKDIICYLALFSISLMIENIIGLTISLPDKTVYWNIPALEVMGIESLSLKKNQTTIICNKGKRGWEIKMESEKLYYFTINILNKKEKTLPIPSGRCSMLLDKL; translated from the coding sequence TTGAATAAGAGTGTATTTCCCAAAATTTATTATTATGATCAGGATTTTATTGATATTTATAATAAGAGTCTTTCTTGGATTCAAGACAAAATTGTTTTCTCTCAAGCTTTGGAAAAGAGTAAAAAGGATAAAAATTATTATTCTGAAAATCTTGGGTTTATAGATCAACTTCAAGCTTGTCTTTCAAGCTTTTTTCTTGTTTACAGTAATGGAGAGTATTCTCCCACATCCACTATTGATAAATTTTATGAACTTCAAGAGGCATCTGGTGCAATTAGGACTCGCTATGATCACAGTAATAATGTTGTTTACATAGAAGGTAATGATGATGGTATTGGATTGCCAATTTTTGCTTGGGTTGAATATAATTTATATCATAAAACGGGTAATAAGAAACGTATTTGTGATGTTTTGCCAATTCTTGATAGATATTATAAGTGGATAGAAAAAAAGTTTTTAAAATCAAACGGTCTTTATTCAATTGATATGAATAAAATTTTTTATAAAAATTCTCCCAGAGAAGATGCATATTATCCGATAGATTTTAATTCATTTCAGGTACATAGTGCATATTGTATTGCTAAGTTGGCAGACATACTAAATGATAAAAATTTATCACTCGAATATAAGAAAAGGTTTTTTTCTCTTAAAGCTAAGATTAATTCATTAATGTGGGATGAAAAAGATGGATTTTATTATGATCTGGACATGAATGAAAATATTATTAGGTGTAAAACAATAGTGGGATTTTTACCACTTCTTTCTGAAATTCCAAGTGAAGATAGAATAGAAAGAATGATTTTTTATTTAAAAAGTCATAAGCACTTTGGAACCCCAAATCCTTTTCCTACTCTTTCAGCTAATGATCCTCGGTTTAATTTAGATGGAAATGGGTATTATGGTTCTGTTTACACTTATATGAATTTTTTTGTTATTAAAGGGCTTGAATATTGTAGGCGTGCAAATATTGCAAGGGAATTTACCATAAGGCATTTGTATTATATATTAGATACTCTATTGCCTGATGGCAAAGTTAAAGGACATATTTGGGAGGCTTATAAGCCAATGAGAGAGGGGCCTGCATATTTGAATGTTGAGCAAAAGATTCTTCCAGAAAAAGATATTATTTGTTATCTTGCACTTTTTAGTATTAGTTTGATGATAGAAAATATTATTGGACTTACAATTAGTTTACCTGATAAAACAGTTTATTGGAATATTCCTGCTCTTGAGGTCATGGGAATAGAGAGTTTATCTCTTAAGAAGAATCAAACTACAATTATATGTAATAAGGGTAAGAGGGGATGGGAGATCAAAATGGAGTCAGAAAAACTTTACTACTTTACAATAAATATATTGAATAAAAAAGAAAAGACTCTACCTATACCTTCAGGTAGGTGTTCAATGCTTTTAGATAAGCTTTAA
- a CDS encoding BMP family protein, producing MRNLFLALCILCFSCSGSKVDGRLAKIAVLIDGTFDDNAFNGSVWNGVKKLEKEFGLEIVMKESSSDSYLFDVKSLKDNGSNFIWLVGYKFSDLAIIVASENPGIKYAIIDPVYNRDLIIPENLSAITFRSEECAFLVGYIAAKTSKTGKIGFLGGVDDIVVNAFRYGYEAGAMYANKNISIDSKYIGSFVDTYTGKKMTNEMYANGVDIIYHIAGLVGLGIIEAAKELGDGYYIIGVGQDQSHLAPENVITSSIKDIGRVLNIVTSNYLRTNMFEGGKLLNYGLKEGFLGFVKNPKEISFELERELDHISEMIINGDIIVPNNEKTYNSFLRKGIFN from the coding sequence GTGAGAAATTTATTCTTAGCTTTGTGCATTTTATGTTTTTCATGTTCTGGTTCTAAAGTAGATGGTAGACTTGCTAAAATTGCTGTATTAATTGATGGAACATTTGATGATAATGCTTTTAATGGAAGTGTTTGGAATGGTGTTAAGAAGTTAGAAAAGGAATTTGGATTAGAAATAGTTATGAAGGAATCTAGTTCAGATTCTTATTTATTTGATGTAAAATCATTAAAGGATAATGGTTCAAATTTTATCTGGTTAGTTGGATATAAGTTTAGTGATCTTGCTATTATTGTTGCTTCAGAAAATCCAGGGATCAAATATGCAATTATTGATCCTGTTTATAATAGGGATTTGATCATTCCTGAGAATCTGTCAGCTATAACTTTTAGATCCGAGGAATGTGCGTTTTTAGTAGGTTATATTGCAGCTAAAACATCTAAGACGGGCAAAATTGGATTTTTAGGTGGAGTTGATGATATAGTTGTTAATGCATTTAGGTATGGATATGAAGCGGGTGCTATGTATGCTAACAAGAATATCAGTATTGATAGTAAGTATATTGGTAGTTTTGTCGATACGTATACTGGAAAGAAAATGACAAATGAGATGTATGCAAATGGTGTAGACATTATTTATCATATTGCGGGATTAGTTGGACTTGGAATTATTGAGGCTGCCAAAGAGCTTGGGGATGGATATTATATTATTGGAGTTGGTCAAGATCAGTCACACCTTGCTCCTGAAAATGTTATTACGTCTTCAATTAAAGATATTGGAAGAGTTTTGAATATTGTTACTTCAAATTACTTAAGAACAAATATGTTTGAAGGTGGAAAGTTATTAAATTATGGATTAAAAGAAGGCTTTCTAGGTTTTGTTAAGAATCCTAAAGAGATTTCTTTTGAGCTTGAGAGAGAATTGGATCATATTTCTGAAATGATAATTAATGGGGATATTATTGTTCCAAATAATGAGAAGACTTATAATAGTTTTCTTAGGAAAGGAATTTTTAATTAA
- a CDS encoding BMP family protein yields MNKLIVFISIVLSFFGCAKESSNSRSLNRPVISLMVDGTFEDKSFGESAWKGIQILKEDFKVDIFGKTSSSISYVSDLEALKDKGSSIIWGVGYKLQEAIEQAALLNRDINYGAIDIIYKDGVNIPENLLGLSFKVEEASFLAGYLAAHTSKTGKIGFVGGIESTIINAFRYGYESGVKYANKDIKLESQYVGSFVDLSLARTIALKMYKYNIDIIFVAAGLAGLGVIEVAKELGIGHYIIGVDQDQSYLAPENILTSVVRNIGNSICEITKSYLETNIFAGGRILELGLKDGAVGIVKNNAKIEENIMIKIESIEDKIVSGDILVPSNLDKYKKFLEIHNLLN; encoded by the coding sequence ATGAATAAATTAATAGTGTTCATTTCTATTGTGTTGTCTTTTTTTGGATGTGCTAAAGAATCATCTAATTCTAGGTCTTTAAATAGGCCTGTAATTTCTTTAATGGTTGATGGAACTTTTGAGGACAAGTCATTTGGTGAGAGTGCTTGGAAGGGCATTCAAATTTTAAAAGAAGATTTTAAAGTTGATATTTTTGGAAAAACTTCATCAAGTATATCTTATGTTAGTGATTTAGAAGCTCTTAAGGATAAAGGTTCTAGCATTATTTGGGGAGTTGGTTATAAGCTTCAGGAAGCTATTGAGCAAGCCGCTTTACTTAATAGAGATATTAATTATGGGGCTATTGATATTATTTACAAAGATGGTGTAAATATTCCGGAAAATTTGCTTGGTCTTTCATTTAAAGTTGAAGAAGCTTCATTTTTGGCTGGTTATCTTGCTGCTCATACATCTAAGACAGGTAAAATTGGATTTGTAGGTGGAATTGAGAGTACAATTATCAATGCATTTAGGTACGGATATGAATCTGGTGTTAAATATGCAAATAAGGATATTAAGTTGGAATCTCAGTATGTGGGATCATTTGTGGATTTGTCTTTAGCTAGAACTATTGCTTTGAAAATGTATAAATATAATATTGATATTATATTTGTAGCAGCAGGACTTGCAGGTCTTGGAGTGATTGAAGTTGCAAAGGAACTTGGGATTGGGCATTATATTATTGGAGTTGATCAAGATCAGTCATACCTTGCCCCTGAGAATATTTTAACATCAGTTGTTAGAAATATTGGAAATTCTATTTGCGAAATAACAAAGAGTTATTTGGAAACAAATATTTTTGCTGGTGGAAGGATATTAGAATTAGGTCTTAAAGACGGTGCTGTGGGTATTGTTAAGAATAATGCCAAAATCGAGGAAAATATTATGATTAAGATTGAATCTATAGAAGATAAAATAGTTAGTGGAGATATTTTGGTGCCAAGTAATCTTGATAAGTATAAAAAATTTTTAGAGATTCATAATCTATTGAATTAA
- a CDS encoding BMP family protein, translated as MLRNVVLFFFILGCVGSQNKVSPSDTISLIVDGTFDDRGFNESSSKAMDKIKEEFEVKMIKKESRVSDYLADMGGLEEAGSRLIWGIGFKFTDTFLQKSIENSDINYAVIEGAYANDVELPKNLVNVKFRSEEGAFLAGYLAAKISKTGKIGFLGGMDVAVVNAFRYGYESGAKYANKNIELNSQYVGTFSDLSFGRSIASKMYASGVDIVFSAAGLSGLGAIEVAKELGDGHYIIGVDQDQSYLAPENIIISYVKRIDAVILDLTRAYLEFGKWNGGKELEFGLRDGVLDLLFNKLINLDLMSDYDGFSEVKNKIINNEIEVPRDKKSYDAFIVSLINKS; from the coding sequence ATTTTAAGAAATGTTGTTTTATTTTTTTTTATCTTAGGTTGTGTAGGTTCGCAAAATAAAGTTTCACCGTCTGATACTATTTCTTTGATTGTTGATGGAACTTTTGATGATAGAGGTTTTAATGAGAGCTCTTCTAAGGCTATGGATAAAATTAAAGAAGAATTTGAGGTTAAAATGATTAAGAAAGAATCTAGAGTTTCTGATTATTTAGCAGATATGGGGGGATTGGAAGAAGCTGGTTCTAGATTAATTTGGGGAATTGGTTTTAAGTTTACAGATACGTTTTTACAAAAATCCATAGAAAATTCTGATATTAATTATGCTGTTATTGAGGGTGCTTACGCAAATGATGTTGAGTTACCTAAGAATTTGGTGAATGTAAAATTTAGGTCTGAGGAAGGAGCCTTTTTAGCAGGTTATCTTGCTGCTAAGATATCTAAGACGGGTAAAATTGGATTTTTAGGTGGAATGGATGTTGCAGTTGTTAATGCATTTAGATATGGATATGAATCTGGTGCTAAATATGCAAATAAGAATATTGAATTGAATTCTCAATATGTAGGGACATTTTCTGATCTTTCATTTGGACGTTCAATTGCAAGTAAGATGTATGCTTCTGGTGTTGATATTGTATTTTCAGCAGCAGGACTCTCAGGTCTTGGTGCTATTGAGGTTGCCAAAGAGCTTGGCGATGGACATTATATTATTGGAGTTGATCAGGATCAGTCATATCTTGCTCCTGAAAACATAATTATTTCATATGTTAAGAGAATTGATGCTGTTATTTTAGATTTGACAAGAGCTTATTTAGAGTTTGGAAAGTGGAATGGCGGCAAAGAATTGGAATTTGGACTTAGAGATGGAGTACTTGATTTACTTTTTAATAAGTTGATAAATTTAGATTTGATGAGTGATTATGATGGGTTTTCAGAAGTTAAAAATAAGATAATCAATAATGAGATTGAAGTTCCCAGAGATAAGAAATCTTATGATGCTTTTATTGTCAGTTTGATAAATAAGAGTTGA
- the rpsG gene encoding 30S ribosomal protein S7: MSRKSKKIKKKIFKDTKYDSRIIAKFVNRMMYDGKKSISEAIMYSSIDMLSEKIEEGDKITAFNKALENVKPLVEVRSRRVGGATYQVPVEIREERREALAMKWIIAAARKSSGKSMQEKLANELVNAYNATGVAFKKKEDTHRMAEANRAFTHYRW; the protein is encoded by the coding sequence ATGTCAAGAAAGAGTAAAAAGATTAAGAAAAAAATCTTTAAAGATACTAAGTATGATTCTCGGATTATTGCTAAATTTGTCAATAGAATGATGTATGATGGAAAAAAGTCAATCAGTGAAGCTATAATGTATAGTTCAATTGATATGCTTTCAGAAAAAATTGAAGAGGGTGATAAAATTACTGCTTTTAATAAGGCATTGGAGAATGTTAAACCGTTGGTAGAGGTTAGAAGTAGAAGAGTTGGTGGTGCTACTTATCAAGTGCCAGTTGAAATTAGAGAAGAAAGGCGTGAGGCTTTGGCAATGAAGTGGATTATTGCAGCTGCTAGAAAATCGAGTGGAAAGTCAATGCAAGAGAAGTTAGCAAATGAGCTTGTTAATGCTTACAATGCAACAGGTGTTGCTTTTAAAAAGAAAGAGGATACTCACAGGATGGCAGAAGCAAATAGAGCTTTTACGCATTATAGATGGTAA
- the rpsL gene encoding 30S ribosomal protein S12 translates to MPTINQLIRKPRKRRKEETSSLALQNCPQRRGICTRVMTVTPRKPNSALRKVARVRLSNGFEVTAYIPGIGHNLQEHSVVLIRGGRVKDLPGVRYHIIRGAKDTLGVNNRKQSRSKYGTKKPKA, encoded by the coding sequence ATGCCTACAATCAATCAACTAATTAGAAAGCCAAGAAAGAGACGAAAGGAAGAAACATCATCTCTTGCGCTTCAAAATTGTCCTCAAAGAAGAGGAATTTGTACTCGTGTAATGACTGTTACACCTAGGAAACCTAATTCGGCTTTAAGAAAAGTAGCTCGTGTTAGGCTTTCAAATGGATTTGAGGTAACAGCTTATATTCCAGGGATTGGTCATAATTTACAAGAACACTCAGTTGTTCTTATCAGAGGAGGACGAGTTAAAGATTTGCCGGGTGTTAGGTATCATATTATTAGAGGGGCTAAGGATACACTTGGTGTTAATAATCGGAAGCAAAGTCGTTCTAAGTATGGTACTAAGAAACCAAAAGCTTAA
- the rpoC gene encoding DNA-directed RNA polymerase subunit beta', with amino-acid sequence MKEIKDFEKIKIKIASPEQIRNWSYGEVKKSETINYRTLRPEKDGLFCERIFGTTKEWECYCGKFKSIRYKGIICDRCNVEVTHFKVRRERMGHIELSAPVAHIWYYKYIPSRIGLLLDITASNLNSILYYEKYIVIEPGDTDLKKMQLLNEDEYSEAKERYGMSFSASMGAEAIKTLLENLDLDELSSKLRLQMIDKDDKTDKKLLRRLEIIENFKVSGNKPSWMILDVLPVIPPEIRPMVQLDGGRFATSDLNDLYRRVINRNNRLRKLLLLNAPEIIVRNEKRMLQESVDSLFDNSHKRKVVKGTSNRPLKSLSDALKGKQGRFRQNLLGKRVDYSGRSVIVVGPELKLHQCGIPAKMALELFKPFVIRKLIESESVFNIKRAKSLIEQEVDEVWQILDNVIKEHPVLLNRAPTLHRLGIQAFEPVLVEGKAIKLHPLVCHAYNADFDGDQMAVHVPLTPAAQAESWALMLSTNNLLNPANGHPIVFPSQDIVLGLYYLTMERKNVVGEGRKFSNLNHVLIAINSKCLNYNARIYVKVDGEYVETTAGRVVFNEALPDKIAFVNKTLSDYELQILISEVYVAHGSSIVIEMLDIIKELGFKYATKFGCTISMSDIIVPEEKKAYVDKANREIAKIQNDYAKGVITGEERYNNVVSVWSKTNEELTNRMMEILKKDRDGFNVIYMMADSGARGSKNQIRQLAGMRGLMAKTSGDIIELPIISNFKEGLSVIEFFISTNGARKGLADTALKTADAGYLTRRLVDIAQDVVVRTEDCGTINGIKVEALKNGEEVVEPLREKVVGSYSIERIKNPITGEIILDVNEEVTEDRIKLLETVGIDKLVIRSVLTCEAEHGVCQKCYGRDFSNNKPVNIGEAVGIIAAQSIGQPGTQLTMRTFHIGGVAQAGSEDDKISLKNSFILNGIEGFNVQIDGGLLFTRKGTLKIINVIYEEDIKDVNDLKVLDSQKVIKGMPLFTNKECVDVISSYIGYTKIKDDKLMIVSEEQEIPVKAGTKLEINVGDYVEAGRIIGTFDPFAEPIIAELEGKIKFKDVILGTTLKEEINLETGNIEKRITDQVFESLDPRILIINDRGVEIASYVLPGDAYLQVEDGQDVNVGDVIAKLSKGSEKTQDITGGLPRVNDLFETRIPKNLTEMAKVSGVVQFKAIQKGKRLINILDEYGVEHKHYIPAGKHLLVRDGDIVKAGDMLCDGRINPHDVLEILGGISLQEFLLAEIQDVYRKQGVSINDKHIGVIIKQMMKKVKIVSVGDTNFVYNQKVDKHTFYEQNKRVIEQGGEPAVASPILIGITKTSLNIDSFISAASFQETTKVLTDASIAGSIDDLKGLKENVVIGHLIPTGTGMNLYKRVKVRENSSSEL; translated from the coding sequence ATGAAAGAGATAAAAGATTTTGAAAAGATAAAAATAAAGATAGCATCTCCTGAACAGATTAGAAATTGGTCTTATGGAGAGGTTAAAAAATCTGAAACTATTAATTATAGAACTTTAAGACCTGAGAAAGATGGTCTTTTTTGCGAAAGAATTTTTGGAACGACAAAAGAATGGGAATGTTATTGTGGGAAATTTAAATCAATCAGGTATAAAGGCATTATCTGTGATCGTTGTAACGTTGAGGTAACTCATTTTAAAGTTAGACGTGAAAGGATGGGGCATATTGAGCTTTCAGCTCCTGTTGCTCATATTTGGTATTATAAATATATTCCTTCTAGAATTGGTCTTTTACTTGATATTACGGCTTCTAATTTGAATTCTATTCTTTATTATGAAAAATATATCGTAATTGAGCCAGGTGATACTGATCTTAAGAAAATGCAACTTTTAAATGAAGATGAATACTCTGAAGCAAAAGAGAGATATGGGATGTCTTTTAGTGCTTCAATGGGTGCTGAAGCAATTAAAACTTTACTTGAGAATCTTGATCTTGACGAACTTTCATCTAAGCTTAGACTTCAAATGATTGATAAAGATGATAAAACGGATAAAAAACTTTTAAGGCGTCTTGAGATTATTGAGAATTTTAAAGTTTCTGGTAATAAGCCATCATGGATGATTCTTGATGTTCTTCCTGTAATTCCACCAGAAATTAGACCAATGGTTCAGCTTGATGGAGGAAGATTTGCAACTTCTGATCTTAACGATCTTTATAGAAGAGTAATTAATAGGAATAATCGTTTAAGGAAGCTTTTATTGCTTAATGCGCCTGAGATTATTGTAAGAAATGAAAAAAGAATGTTACAAGAATCAGTAGATTCTCTTTTTGATAATTCACATAAAAGAAAGGTTGTTAAGGGCACATCCAATAGACCACTTAAATCTCTTTCTGATGCATTAAAGGGTAAACAAGGTAGATTTAGACAGAACCTTCTTGGGAAGAGAGTTGATTATTCGGGTCGTTCTGTCATTGTTGTTGGTCCTGAACTTAAGTTGCATCAGTGTGGTATTCCTGCAAAGATGGCGCTTGAGCTTTTTAAGCCATTTGTAATTAGAAAATTAATTGAGAGTGAATCTGTATTTAATATTAAAAGGGCAAAAAGTTTAATTGAACAAGAAGTAGATGAAGTATGGCAGATTTTAGATAATGTTATTAAAGAACATCCTGTACTTTTAAATCGAGCCCCAACACTTCACAGATTGGGAATACAAGCTTTTGAACCAGTTTTAGTTGAAGGCAAGGCAATCAAACTGCATCCTCTTGTTTGTCATGCTTATAATGCTGATTTTGATGGTGATCAGATGGCTGTACATGTTCCATTAACTCCTGCAGCACAGGCTGAGAGCTGGGCTTTAATGCTTTCAACTAATAATTTGTTAAATCCTGCAAATGGACATCCTATTGTATTTCCATCTCAAGATATTGTGTTAGGTCTTTATTACTTAACTATGGAGAGAAAAAATGTAGTTGGAGAAGGACGTAAATTCTCTAATTTAAATCATGTTCTTATTGCAATTAATAGTAAGTGTTTGAACTATAATGCAAGAATTTATGTAAAGGTTGATGGTGAATATGTAGAAACTACTGCAGGGCGTGTTGTGTTTAACGAAGCTTTGCCAGATAAAATTGCATTTGTAAACAAGACGCTTAGTGATTATGAATTACAGATTTTGATTTCTGAAGTTTATGTTGCTCATGGTTCCTCTATTGTAATTGAAATGTTAGATATTATTAAAGAGCTTGGATTTAAATATGCTACTAAATTTGGATGTACAATAAGTATGAGTGATATTATTGTACCTGAAGAGAAGAAAGCATATGTAGATAAGGCTAATAGAGAAATTGCAAAAATTCAAAATGATTATGCTAAAGGCGTTATTACTGGAGAAGAGAGATATAATAATGTTGTTTCTGTTTGGTCAAAAACAAATGAAGAACTTACTAATAGGATGATGGAGATTCTTAAAAAAGATAGAGATGGATTTAATGTAATTTATATGATGGCTGACTCTGGTGCTCGTGGGAGTAAAAATCAAATAAGACAACTTGCAGGGATGAGAGGATTAATGGCTAAAACATCTGGGGATATTATTGAGCTTCCAATTATTTCTAATTTTAAGGAAGGACTTTCTGTAATAGAGTTCTTTATTTCTACAAATGGTGCAAGAAAGGGACTTGCAGATACAGCTCTTAAGACGGCTGATGCTGGTTACTTAACGCGAAGATTGGTTGATATTGCTCAAGATGTTGTCGTTAGAACAGAAGATTGTGGAACTATTAATGGTATAAAGGTCGAAGCTTTAAAGAATGGTGAGGAAGTGGTTGAGCCTTTAAGAGAAAAAGTTGTTGGCAGTTATTCAATTGAAAGAATAAAAAATCCTATTACGGGTGAGATTATTTTAGATGTAAATGAAGAAGTTACGGAGGATAGGATAAAGTTATTAGAAACTGTTGGTATTGACAAGCTTGTTATTAGATCTGTTTTAACTTGTGAAGCTGAGCATGGAGTTTGTCAAAAATGTTATGGTCGAGATTTTTCAAATAATAAACCTGTTAATATTGGAGAGGCTGTTGGCATAATAGCTGCTCAGTCAATAGGTCAGCCTGGAACACAGCTTACCATGCGAACTTTTCATATTGGGGGAGTTGCACAGGCTGGTAGTGAGGATGATAAGATTTCGCTTAAAAATTCTTTTATTCTTAATGGAATAGAGGGATTTAATGTTCAGATTGATGGTGGGTTGCTCTTTACAAGAAAAGGAACTTTAAAAATAATAAATGTTATTTATGAAGAAGATATTAAGGATGTTAATGATCTTAAAGTCTTAGATTCTCAAAAGGTAATTAAGGGAATGCCTTTATTTACAAATAAGGAATGTGTTGATGTAATATCATCTTATATTGGTTATACTAAGATTAAAGATGATAAGCTTATGATTGTTTCTGAAGAACAAGAAATACCTGTAAAAGCTGGTACGAAACTTGAAATCAATGTGGGTGATTATGTTGAGGCTGGGCGTATAATTGGGACATTTGATCCTTTTGCAGAACCAATTATTGCTGAACTTGAAGGAAAAATTAAATTTAAAGATGTTATTTTAGGTACAACTCTTAAAGAAGAAATAAATCTTGAAACCGGGAATATTGAGAAGAGAATTACGGATCAAGTTTTTGAGTCTCTTGATCCTAGGATTTTAATTATTAATGACAGAGGGGTTGAGATTGCATCTTATGTTCTTCCTGGAGATGCTTATCTTCAAGTTGAAGATGGACAAGATGTTAATGTAGGAGATGTAATTGCTAAGCTTTCTAAGGGTTCTGAAAAAACTCAAGATATTACCGGTGGTCTTCCTAGGGTTAATGATTTGTTTGAGACAAGAATTCCAAAGAATTTGACAGAAATGGCTAAGGTAAGTGGAGTTGTTCAATTTAAGGCAATTCAGAAGGGTAAAAGACTCATTAATATTTTAGATGAGTATGGAGTTGAGCATAAACATTATATTCCTGCTGGTAAACATCTTTTAGTTAGGGATGGAGATATTGTTAAGGCTGGAGATATGCTTTGTGATGGAAGGATTAATCCTCATGATGTTCTTGAAATTCTTGGTGGAATTAGTTTGCAGGAGTTTTTATTAGCAGAAATTCAGGATGTTTATCGAAAGCAAGGTGTGAGTATTAATGATAAGCATATTGGTGTAATTATTAAACAAATGATGAAAAAAGTTAAAATTGTATCTGTGGGTGATACTAATTTTGTTTATAATCAAAAAGTAGATAAACATACTTTTTATGAGCAAAATAAAAGGGTAATTGAGCAAGGTGGTGAGCCTGCAGTAGCTAGCCCAATTCTTATTGGGATAACAAAGACATCTCTTAATATAGATTCGTTTATTTCAGCTGCTTCTTTCCAGGAAACAACTAAAGTTTTAACAGATGCTTCAATTGCGGGTAGTATTGATGATCTGAAAGGTCTTAAGGAAAATGTTGTAATTGGACATTTAATTCCTACCGGAACAGGTATGAATTTATATAAGAGAGTTAAGGTGAGGGAGAATTCAAGCTCTGAATTATAG